The Pseudolabrys sp. FHR47 genome contains a region encoding:
- a CDS encoding lyase, with product MINILVAAFAVVTVAAGPVTAAQVSYYDVAKGSHPHDVAPAPDGTVWYTAQHQGALGILDPKSGRVTQVQLGADSAPHGVIVGPDRAAWITDSGQNAIVRYDAETKAVKLFPLPKNFPNANLNTATFDRKGILWFTGQNGVHGRVDPATGKVEAWKSPKGVGPYGITTTPNGDVWYASLAGDHIAKIDTVSGDALMIQPPRPGVGPRRIWSDSKGVLWVSFWRTGEVGRYDPMARIWRVWQLPDADNGTYAVFVDDKDKVWLSDWNSNAIVRFDPATEKFERFVSNRRRADVRQMLGRPGEMWGAESGTDRLVVVRD from the coding sequence ATGATCAACATCCTGGTGGCGGCGTTCGCGGTGGTGACAGTCGCGGCGGGACCGGTGACGGCCGCGCAGGTGTCCTACTACGATGTCGCCAAAGGCTCGCATCCGCACGATGTCGCGCCGGCGCCGGACGGCACCGTCTGGTACACCGCGCAGCATCAGGGCGCGCTCGGCATTCTCGATCCGAAGTCCGGCAGGGTGACGCAGGTGCAGCTCGGCGCCGACTCTGCGCCGCATGGCGTCATCGTTGGGCCCGATCGCGCCGCCTGGATCACCGATAGCGGCCAGAACGCCATCGTGCGCTACGATGCCGAGACCAAGGCGGTGAAGCTCTTTCCGCTGCCGAAGAATTTTCCCAACGCCAACCTCAACACCGCGACCTTCGATCGCAAGGGCATCCTCTGGTTCACCGGACAGAACGGCGTGCATGGCCGCGTCGATCCGGCGACCGGCAAGGTCGAGGCGTGGAAGTCGCCGAAGGGCGTCGGGCCTTATGGCATTACGACGACGCCGAACGGCGATGTGTGGTATGCGTCGCTTGCCGGCGATCACATCGCCAAGATCGACACCGTGTCGGGCGACGCGCTGATGATCCAGCCGCCGCGGCCGGGCGTCGGGCCGCGGCGTATCTGGTCGGACTCCAAGGGCGTGCTGTGGGTCAGCTTCTGGCGCACGGGCGAAGTCGGCCGTTACGATCCGATGGCGAGGATATGGCGCGTGTGGCAACTGCCCGATGCCGATAACGGGACCTATGCGGTGTTCGTCGACGATAAGGACAAGGTCTGGCTGTCCGACTGGAATTCGAATGCCATCGTGCGCTTTGATCCGGCGACGGAGAAGTTCGAGCGCTTTGTCAGCAACCGCCGCCGTGCCGACGTGCGGCAGATGCTCGGCCGGCCCGGTGAGATGTGGGGTGCCGAGTCCGGCACCGATCGTCTCGTCGTGGTACGCGACTAG